In Fusarium fujikuroi IMI 58289 draft genome, chromosome FFUJ_chr02, the genomic stretch TCATATTTTGCAGCAATTGCTATAAGCGTCCTGAATGACTTTCCAGCAAGGGTAGCAGCATATGTATCATCTGTGCTTGACTTATACTGTTGGTCTCCTCGAACTACAAGCCTTGCCTTGCATTTTCGCAGGTACCCATGTTTGTCAAACTTATATGTGAAGACCCACATACAGTCAAGTACTTGCGAGTCTCCAATTCGGGGATCAAGCCTCGAAATCTCTGACCATGATCGCATCTGCTTATGACTCTCCAGATGGTCCTTTTGCGCTTGTTTGAACTCCTCCTCGAACCGGTGACCGGTGAGACTTCCAAAAGAGCTTGGAGCCGGTGGCAGATTCCTCCGATGGAGTCTCTCCTTGTCTGGAACGAGGTTCATATGGCTCTTTTGCGCTTCCCATCTGGGCTTCAGTCTTCCGCGGATGTATCTGCTCCTCGTTGCCTTTGTTATCAGCTTTCCTTCTTGCTTTGCAATTGGTACAGCCATTGTTCCGGCGTTGAAGGCTTGATTGAGGATTTTCAGGTCCAcgtcaagtccttcttttcttgcagGTGACTGTATTCCAATTTGTgctaagaagcttgaaaatGGGCTTTCTGGAGGAGTAGGTAAGAGCTCGAATCGAGCTTGAGTGTACTTTgtaccatcgtcttcttgatcctctgttggctctgcctcttctgtaGGCAAGTCGTCAATCAGATTTTCGAGAGtcgattcttggctttcaagCTCGTCTGGGCCCTGAACAGGTTCCAAGACCTGATCGATTTGCTCAGTGTTCATAAGTGATTGCAATCTCACTTGTAATTCTTCTAGGGTTTCTTCCCCGATCGTTTCTGTCACCTGTAACTCGTTAGCGCTGAAGAATTCTTCCTCATTAAAGATAGCATCTCTAgtgatatatatcttattagtcAGGGGGTTCCAGATCCGAAAGATGTTTTGTGAGTTATATCCCACAAGGTATCCGATCCACGCTTTTGGgtttgttcttgattgtagGCGTTTATCCTTCTGCTGAGCTGACTTTGTCATCGCAAAGGCTTTGCATCCAATCATTTTCATATGCCCAATACGAGGTTGGATGTAGTTTTGCGAGCTTTGAATcgcagaaaagaagctttcgTACGGAGTCTTCCATTGAAGTCCTTGTTTTGGGGTTCGATTCAGGAGATAGACTGCGGTGCGCATAATTTCAGGCCATAGGCCAGAGGGTAATTTGCTGTCGATAATGAGTAACCGCACTTTTTCTTTCATACCCCCCCAGAACGCTCGCCAGAGCCGTTCTGTTGTTGTGTGCGTGGTGCACTTTCTTCCACTTGGATACCCTTGTTTTCGAGCCATGCGCGGGTCAATCCGCCTTTTCGCAGCTCGTTATCTGTTTCGATGATTCGTagtttgatgttgtacaTTGTTTCAAGCATCTGGGTAAAGTGTTTTAGCATTGACAGAAGGTTCTCATCATATCGATTGGTGAAATAATAGTCCCAACAGAGACCTGATTGACGATCTGTAATTATTCCGCATGACGAGTACTGGTGTAATCCTGGAGGATAGTCGtgaaagtcaattgagaCTCTCTCTCCTGGATTCGAGTTTCGTATCCGAGGTTCGCGTCTCTcttgcctcttcatctttcccAATCCGCATACGTCACATTCGATTGTAGACGGTCCCTTGATTCTCGCTCCTATGGTATGATTCACAAGGTGTTCAAGACTTCGAGGGCCTGGGTGTCCTAATCGGCGATGCCATGTCATGGCCCTTGCGTTGTTTGGCTTTTTCGCAGTCCATGAGTTGTATTGCAGGTGCCTAGTTGGAAACGCGGCTTGTTTCCCGGTTTTGGGAATGTAACTCATTACATATTGGTCGTGTTTAAGCATTAATTTGCATAGTGCCTGACCACCTATGTGTCTGATCACATCTGAGTTATTGCGCTGGTCCCACCAGTACCCAATTTGGCGTAACCTCCTCAGGGATATAAGGTTAGTGCCCATTTCTGGACAGTATGCAACGCCCTTCAAAACGAGCTTTTGAGGCTCATTTTCCAGGTTGCATACTTCTAGTTGTACTTCCCCATATCCTAGGATTGGTAGCCATCTTGACCCTGCAAAGACGCCATCCCCTGCTGTTGCGATCCCTAGTTTCTTGAACCTTTTGGCACTGTTGAAAAGATATGTATTGTAGTACCTGAGTCCAGTATGGCCGAGGTTTGTAACGGGTAATCGCTGCTCTTTATCATGAATGCAGCTGTCTTCTCTGAGATCACTGGCTGAAACCTCGATAGTCAATCCGACTTCTCTTTTgagtcttgtttctcctGCTGGAGTTTCTCAAACAGTTCTCgaacttccttcttgtcctcaagccGTTGTTCCCAGAGATCAAGCTGACGTTGTGATGTAGGGTATTTCTTTGGGGCCTTCTCAGGGAACGCCACCCAGCAAGATGTCGTGTTGGcgttcttgtgcttcttctcgcataATATACACAATTCTAACTCTATAGAAGCCCGAGGTCGTTTTGCTGATCCTTCTCTGCCTGGGCTTATCTTGGTTTCTCCCGTTGATGATCTGCTTCGCTTCCTTATTTCTGGGGAGGAGTCTTGAAACGTGGTTTTGAAGCTCCCTTTTGCCACCTGATTTCTAGGATTGCGatcgcttctcctcttcattgaTTGAATTTCCTGGCGAAATTGTGCAGAGAAAGTTAGCGGAAGGTAGGTGCCTGCTTCAATTGCATCCTTATTCTGTCCTTGTTCAATTCGCAAGAATATCCTAAATTGAACATCCAGATTCTGCTGTAGATCCTCAAACCATGTATTTGAGTGTTGTGCTTCTGCGACCCCTCTGAGCTTTGCAATTCTCATTGCCTTTTCCCATGAGGTAATCCAATCTTCCCAGTTGGTTCGACTGTTTGAAGCCAATTTTAGCAGCTCAAAATACTTGTTTTCGAGCTTGTTTTCTCCTTAGCGCATCGTCGATCCCACACGCAGCTTTCAGGTTCGTATAGAACATCGAAATATTGTCATGCTGTGTGGATTCGTTCATCGCAGGGGAGCATGTTTCGACGTAGTGTGGATTGATCTTTTCAATCATCCAATTAAGGACATTCCTGATTCCATCcgcttgcttattatatctatcaaGATCgctcttatatattgccatCGATGCCTTGTATGCCTCTTGATCCTCAGGCACAAGTTCGACGTACGATGTGGCTGGATCCGACGATCTGACTGTAGACTGAGAGGAATTCGTGGAGCGGGAACGAGCTTCGTTTTGCTCTCGCGCGAGGTAGTCGCTGAACTCAGGCCTCCTTGGCTCTGTGATCCTTTTGTCTATGAACTGAGCAGGGGTATTGAGCCTTCCCAGTTCGTAGACGCGTTCAGCGGAGACTTTCATAATGTATGATTGCTCAAAGGAGTCCCAGTCAGCGGGTCCATTTAGAAGGTATCCTTTTCCGGTCGATGGAGGCATGTTGGATAGATGTTATTGGTTTCTTTCGAAAGCGGTTCGTTTTGTCGATTAGCGACTCGTTATTGGTAGTTACAGCTGTACAGTTGTGTACGACTCTGAGACTCTTAATTGTTGAACCGCTGAttgaattggtgcttgattgaggttatttttgctattctggctaacttgaaaagcggggtaatttagtcacataaccttctctatagggaaatgaggttccttatcagataacgcactgcctcttatcttagtgggtttaacacttattcttaacctagccacctaatttatatatactttaaatagttataactttattaatttaattctaattaattttaaattaatattaattaatttaaaatgcctttttttactaaaaaagatataagtgctatactttagatagttataaatagtatattaataaataaagtagctaaagcttatagtattaactattctatactttaaggttaaattaaaagaagtataatattaaaaaaagcctaaaaaccttattaaaagctctttaatatttaagaaaagagtctttaagattaaattattatttaagctaatttaagataccttatattatattaataagttaaagagtttattagtaagattgctatttataatagctttctagaaggcattaaaaagaactaattataagactttttaggataaaatcttaatattaagatattaaaaggcaagaaaattaactttaattaatattatagagctttttttaaattaataaaggcattctttatactccttataatactagtaatatacttaattaaataagaaaatagatataatattaataaagttaaaataataaaagaaataaaaataaatagtttattttttaattattagttaataatacATAAGAATCCTGACTAGcgggataatagttaatccagGCCTTGGTGTTATCCTAATAATATCACGGCCcacctttaaataaacctgcatacctctttaaatactattaccttataactaaaggtgatttaatattaaatagtagtagttataaaagatctcTAGTaactaactatctataattagcactttaactactattaataacctttaagCCTACTAAATGCATTtctaatatctttagcattactaaatttactacttaataaccttaattactattatctatataagcgCTATTAAAGgcattattaaaagtatatattatgcctaaaaattaataattatttaattaacttaaaagttcTAATTAGGAAGTCATTAttgcatatatatatatataatcccTAATCCTTAATCcctactttatatagttatattataaaaaagtaaaaattataaaaaataatatcttttattaaatttaaacctataacttttagcttttttagcatttatttaagaaagtataatttaccttatataattactaatatatataacctataattatttctattaatacaCTTTCttataaagttaacctacttatataataaccttacttttttttaaaataattagccttttttattttaaattattaatattataaaaaaaaggccccCTAGCTgtatttacttaagtctattatttagttataaaaaatctttataaaatactaaataggataaatctattagctatttaatatttacaGGCAAGACCTTCTAAATAGTATACTAGGATAAAACTAAGGCCAGAAGGTATAAGATAGCTTAGGTAAGTAGTGCAGTATTTAGTATAGAGTAGCGAccccttatagttattaaataggaAAGAGTTACTATCCTATTAAActattaccttttagtatattatatctttatattacttaaagtaattaatataactataggttatataccttttaatatagttactatatacctttaattaatatattatttagtattgcctttttatagctctatatacttaagtctttttaaaggctattataactgcatttttactataatagcttaatttaattatagtaatagtcttaataaccctataggctaaagatataatatagtaataaactcttaattataataataagagaagtattttaataactttaaggataattaatattataatgtattacctttattcttattataataaccttaagggcATAGTAATACTTaacttacttataataataagtctagtaataataataaagatagatttaaagctctataattataataatatagataataattaatcctctataatccttataaaataaaagaagatattatttaatagattaaataatattagagaattttaatatagagagtatatttctattaaataatagaagagTATTACTGTATTAAGGCAGCTaatacttttactatttaaaacttaaatattgtaaatataatatattaaatattatcttaataaatctttaaattattaatagctaatagattaatagtactactttaagcttatatttcTTATCTTAAGTATTTTCTATAGTGGTAAGaagaatatattaaggtatataaattatattaatttaataattaaaattaggcaaaattaattatagtgtaataattaaataatatactttttgcttTAGCTTCTATACTGTAAGTTCCTAttccttaagataatatattaaaaggatttaataataatagtgccttttaataatattaagaagtaatagtaaatactacctaatttataggcAATTTAAGTAAGAAGAtctaaaaggagatatttagtatctttaatttaaataatctaGATAATAAGAATAATTAAGGACTTATTACTACCTCTTTAGgtaagactatttatatagatatctttatattttataagcaCCTCTtagtatttaagtaatttagtaaatatagtcttatagactattatattaagatactatCTAGTAAAGTAAGTActtaacttatatttaagttagacagtcttaattataactaactCCTTAACCttcttattactaaatttagtTATAAGCTTACtaagtaatttaagtatctagatataaatattctaaataaactttactCCTTATACTATACTCCTAaggttactatatatagaattatacTTACCTAGTAGGCTTAATAAAaggccagtcttattaagtaaattagatatatataagatagcactattattataatattatttaataagattaatattaaaatttaataatttcttatatattttaataaaaatatattactaataagctttattagatagtataagtagcgctaaactataattaaataattctattactttaataattaagggaatagaaataattagtaatataagtctAGCTattccttaagctataataaaggaagttaatttaattaatacttttataataagtcttctagcttataataatgtaataattataattaattaaaataaaataactaatactaaagtaataaactattataattatatatagatactaaaaagagtaataataaatataataagtgctattataatagtaattataattaatatacttatttataagataataactatatatataaagatattaaggaggaaaagaaaatctATTAGAAATAGAAGTATTCTAttatagaagaagaagataaatTTAGGCCAGATAaagttaatactaatagtaatagcaagagtatctatttattataatctatatcCTTTAAAGAGGCatatctaacttatataactagaaatatatcttatcttaatagttaaaAGGAGCTGTTTTGCAGTACCTATTAGTAATCTTTCCTATCTTAAGCCATTCTTTAGgaatatagccttactagaacctatattaaactaactTAGCTGGCTAGAAAGCAGGTACCTACTAAgtctaaatagtataattattattactagAATTTCCTATcttaaaataggctttattaatatcttaagattggttatatatcttagataataatagtatttaagtctaaaaatactttttaagttaataagataatagttatatctataaataagacgttagtatatacttattattaactataggtctataaagttaatagtaattatatatatcttaaatttaatataataagctctttAGGAGGAAAGAtagtttctatttatattaatataggttatAGGAAACCTATTATCTCTAGAGAATAGCTTTAGACTCtagattatactattaaataaaagatacctatctttatttaaggagttaataataaagttagaaagccttatattaaataggtaacctttaccttttatattaatagtcttaataaaaatagtataGATACTAGgcttataaaatatacttatagcgCCTAGGTTTAAAATAGAATGCTATTATCCTTTCTAAAAGTATTGCTtagaaatagatagatagctccttatagtattaatattataataatagatagatatctttactatataagtcttaaagacttttatattctatttactatcttttagcttttttattaagttagctattatattattataatataattaataatagtacctgctagatagatatattttattttaatattatagaaagaaGTCCCTAAAggaaaaatatttatatttaatagctgCATTATAGAAGCCTTTAATGTACTTATTAGCTTAgatatagcttttagtatagtaattattaataattttaataaagatattaccttttagagaaaataaaagctaggaaatattaaggaatataaagaagataaaatatacttttttaatatatagaaggcTGCTGCCCTTATCTTACTAGTAATAGCCAGTATAGTAACTATAGGGATATTAAGGGgtattatagatattataaatattaagatcttattaaagattaatctTATATTAGAAATTAGTGCTATAGTAACTAAAGAGATTATcctttaggctataaatattCCTTAAGTCTCTATTTTTAggatagataataattatattactataaatataatataagatataagaaGTGCTAtctttaaagatattaaaaaagtagaattactatataaataatagaagaaaaataagaaaaagtaACTACTATTAAAGGTTATAGAACTTTTTAGTAACTAACTAGCTGCCTTAATAGCAACTGGCTTAGCTCTCTCTCTTATTAGGGAGCTAGAGGTAACAGTTTtagaattaatattaataataccttatgtCCTgtattaagtatatatataaaagtaacttaatcttcttaagattataacttaagatagaatttatatctataataatagatctagctttatataataagcttaagacctttatgctaaatatattactctataaattaatttaagacttatttatatacctaaagataagctaataactatacctcttatagataactaGTATAAATAGAGAGTCttttaaagaccttatgcctatagacttaaagattataatcttattaattaaatctttaatagactttataattaaaagtaaataaaataagttataaagcctataccTTTTGCCgcttctatatttattatctaaagaattattaatagtaaacctaaagggaaagctatagttaatttaagagcactaaataaggtaataattcctaatagctatctattattaagataagaagatattattactatattaagagaagtaatatatatcttagcgattaatgccttattatttttcttttagtttaaggtagtattaaagcattaagatagatttataattataagttataaaggcttaaaaaggtttattattactttaataagcttttataatttactagtatatacttaatgctatatagataggcttttatatctatattagagtttttattatatctttattaataatattataatcttcttaaagtctGCCattaagtatacttaatatatagatactttatttagattgtttatcttaaagaacttatctatctttttaataaaaagctaaattagTTATTTAAGCGCTtaaatattaggattttatattaatacttttagtctctttataataacaGAAagagttatagcctttattaaattaaagtttttataGCAGCTTACTGCTTTTAAGCAGTATATTAAGgctactaaatatatttaatatcttattttctattatattaagattataaagcctcTATAGAAGTATAAGgttatactattagtaaaaggaagaaaaattaataaaattattaatagaaatagaggcaaaagaaagttatatattaagaatatatattataatcctactttagtaaagaagATTGCCTTTtagataatttaaaagtaaattgCATTTAgttaaagattaatttattttaatcttaaaaagtatctttttctttaactaAATACTAGCATTTAAAGGGgatttaaagctattctctattatattaaagatagatatatttagaaGGAGGGGATATAgattctatttaatatagttatacctatttactttattagctaaACTCTATTTAGGGCTAAGACTTAATATAAACCTATAGAGCTAGAAGtagtaatacttatttagataataaagtaacttaaggtatatattaaattattaaagggATTACTTACAgtctttataaattatttagtaataaagtagattataaagaaaataacttttaatataattaatattaataaagctaattaatatcttattaatacttctatCTACCTTTTAGagtataatttatatattatttatattcctagaaaaaagaactttatttttaatgCTTTTAATTGTCTTAAAGCTTTAGAGACtaataagaatattaagagaCTTTACCCTAACTATACTacacttaataatatatatataggcataGAATTGCtaatatcttaagagataagagataaatttatttaaggatatattaataatattaagtatttgcctatttttaagataatttttaaagtaaataataagctagttaATACTAACTGACTAAATAGTAAGGAtgctatttttactttaaagtatagtatGCCTTTTACTCTAAAAGatagattactatattataagtaaaccgatagatatctttaactttatattttatatactataattaataaaatcctaaagatagtatataataattaatattattttaatataaagagaataataagaaaactattaagattattaatttataacttaattataagaatttataaatatatttataaatataagatatattatctaaaatagatagattattagTAAAAAAtcagtaatt encodes the following:
- a CDS encoding probable retrotransposon HobS hobase; its protein translation is MPPSTGKGYLLNGPADWDSFEQSYIMKVSAERVYELGRLNTPAQFIDKRITEPRRPEFSDYLAREQNEARSRSTNSSQSTVRSSDPATSYVELVPEDQEAYKASMAIYKSDLDRYNKQADGIRNVLNWMIEKINPHYVETCSPAMNESTQHDNISMFYTNLKAARTNWEDWITSWEKAMRIAKLRGVAEAQHSNTWFEDLQQNLDVQFRIFLRIEQGQNKDAIEAGTYLPLTFSAQFRQEIQSMKRRSDRNPRNQVAKGSFKTTFQDSSPEIRKRSRSSTGETKISPGREGSAKRPRASIELELCILCEKKHKNANTTSCWVAFPEKAPKKYPTSQPSDLREDSCIHDKEQRLPVTNLGHTGLRYYNTYLFNSAKRFKKLGIATAGDGVFAGSRWLPILGYGEVQLEVCNLENEPQKLVLKGVAYCPEMGTNLISLRRLRQIGYWWDQRNNSDVIRHIGGQALCKLMLKHDQYVMSYIPKTGKQAAFPTRHLQYNSWTAKKPNNARAMTWHRRLGHPGPRSLEHLVNHTIGARIKGPSTIECDVCGLGKMKRQERREPRIRNSNPGERVSIDFHDYPPGLHQYSSCGIITDRQSGLCWDYYFTNRYDENLLSMLKHFTQMLETMYNIKLRIIETDNELRKGGLTRAWLENKGIQVEESAPRTQQQNGSGERSGGTPYESFFSAIQSSQNYIQPRIGHMKMIGCKAFAMTKSAQQKDKRLQSRTNPKAWIGYLVGYNSQNIFRIWNPLTNKIYITRDAIFNEEEFFSANELQVTETIGEETLEELQVRLQSLMNTEQIDQVLEPVQGPDELESQESTLENLIDDLPTEEAEPTEDQEDDGTKYTQARFELLPTPPESPFSSFLAQIGIQSPARKEGLDVDLKILNQAFNAGTMAVPIAKQEGKLITKATRSRYIRGRLKPRWEAQKSHMNLVPDKERLHRRNLPPAPSSFGSLTGHRFEEEFKQAQKDHLESHKQMRSWSEISRLDPRIGDSQVLDCMWVFTYKFDKHGYLRKCKARLVVRGDQQYKSSTDDTYAATLAGKSFRTLIAIAAKYDLELLQYDAVNAFVNAKLQSNVFMKLPPGYRSGEKQDRILLLHKALYGLRIAPLLWQMDLGDTLEAQGWNQVPNEPCCYRKENILMFFYVDDIVFAYKREDEKSASQAIEQLQRKYTLTGGKELQWFLGMEIIRDRSSRHIWVTQISYVEKICEQSTSKTPNASPMSKEELLPNEGTASYKTTAWYRRAIGSLLYASVITRPDIAFAVSRLARFMTNPSEKHVEAVNRVFNYLNDTRFYALEFGPGEGFDVHSDASFADNSLDRKSSQGYAMKLFGGLIGWRANKQDTVTTSTTEAELLALSQAAKEGLFQKRLLQGLQLELPIDQMHLVLCSKTRQIDLQLFCDNKQTIGLLKNPLQKLKTKLKHVDVHNHWLREQLKQKTLSLQYKQSSELIADGMTKALQGHSQKESCKQFGLVNIEEKIRMRREKVTAERTIEEILEELKI